Within Mauremys mutica isolate MM-2020 ecotype Southern chromosome 24, ASM2049712v1, whole genome shotgun sequence, the genomic segment CCCAGGGAAACCCTCCCgccatgtggggagggggtgcaggaggcgatgggggctcggggcgggggcactGGGCTGGCCGCCCCGAAGTGGGGCTTCACCCGCAGCCCGCGgctaaagggctgggaaggaaggagagacGCTCCCGGAGCGCAGGTCCGCCAAGGGCCAGTAGCCAAAACGGTCAGGCACGAGGCCCCCACTCCTGGTGCCCCGCCCCGCAACCCGCCCGGAGCTGGCTCTGGTCAGTCGAGAAATCGCCCTGTTCTGCTCGCGGGCCCTGGGGGAGGCGGGGCGCTGGGCGGGCCGGCCCCTTGCcccggcgggggggaggggcgcttggaggggctctggggtggccGCAGCCCCCAGCGCTCCGGGCTCGGCAGGCGCCGCTCGGGCCTGGCGGGATGGGCTCGCGCCGCATTgccagcgggggggaggggcggcagcacCCGCGGGGCCCAGGGAGACTGACGAGGGGGCGGGGACCGTGGGGGAACTGCGCGCGCCCGCGCGCGCTCCCGGGGAGGTCACGCGCGGTCTCGTCGGTGCGGCGCGCGGGCGGCTGGTGCGCAGGCGCGCTGGGCGCCTGTGTTCGGGATGGCGGCGGCGGTGGCGGGAGCGGAGCCGGGAGTCGGGGCCGCGCCCCCCGCGGAGGAGCCGGGCTCGGGGTCGCTGTGCGCGGCTCCGCTGCGCCTGGCGCGGCTGCCCCTGGCCCGGGTGAAGGCGCTGGTCAAAGCCGACCCCGACGTGAGCCTGGCCAGCCAGGAGGCCGTGTTCGTCCTGGCCCGGGCCACGGTGAGGGGCGTCCGGGCGTGGTGGCCTGGGCCTGGATCCGCCgcccccttctccctctgccCGGCAGCCCGGGGTGCTCAGAGGTGGGGGGAGCGCCcggaactgggggtggggtgcccGTGGGGGGAGCAcccagaggtgggggtggggtgcccgTGGGGGAAGCAGGGTGCCTGGGGGGAGCAcccagaggtgggggtggggtgcccgTGGGGGGAGCAcccagaggtgggggtggggtgccctTGGGGGAAGCAGGGTGCCTGGGGGGAACACCCAGAGGTGGGGTGCCCATGGGGGAGCACCCAGAAGTGGGATGGGTGCCTTGGGGGAACACCCAGAGGTGGGCCTGGGGTGCCTATGGGGGGAGTgcccagaggtgggggggtgcctgtgggggtggggtgcccaTGAGGGTCTGTAGGTCTATCCTGTTTCTGaactttgtttttccttctgtgtTACACTCTgactctcctcccctctcttctGTTTGggactttcctctcctccctctctccccttctgAACTGCCTGCCCCAGGCAGCTTTAGCTCTTCAGTGAAGCTatgctgctccctgcctcccttgGATACACACTGATTTATTATTGTATTTGGCATCAGGTCCGTTACTTGCAGTGGTCACAGGCAATAGGTCCTGTTGTCATTTAGGCAACACCTGTTCCAGCCCCAATGGGAAACTGACTGTCACACCCTTTGGTGGCAGAAGTACTCTGTGCTTCAAAGATGGAAGAAttaagaatcacagaaatgtaggtggTCACGTTCagtcccctgcgctgaggcaCCGTTGAGTaaacctaggccatccctgacaggtttctGTCcagcctggtcttaaaaacctccaatgactggaagcttaTTCCACTTCTTAACTATCcttctagttagaaagtttttcctaatatctacctaaatcttccttgctggagattaagcccattacttcttgtcctaccttcagtgtacATGGAGAGCAAGTGATcactgtcttctttataacagcccttttATTTGAATACTCTTGTCAGGTCCCCTCAGCCTTTTCccacatgcccagtttttttaatctttccttgtaggacAAGTttgctaaaccttttatcatttttgtagctctcctctAGTTTGTCCATGCCTTTCCTAacgtgtggtgccc encodes:
- the POLE4 gene encoding DNA polymerase epsilon subunit 4 isoform X1 codes for the protein MAAAVAGAEPGVGAAPPAEEPGSGSLCAAPLRLARLPLARVKALVKADPDVSLASQEAVFVLARATELFVETIAKDAYVYAQQGKRKTLQRKDLDNAIEAIDEFAFLEGTLD
- the POLE4 gene encoding DNA polymerase epsilon subunit 4 isoform X2; translation: MAAAVAGAEPGVGAAPPAEEPGSGSLCAAPLRLARLPLARVKALVKADPDVSLASQEAVFVLARATELFVETIAKDAYVYAQQGKRKTLQRKDLDNAIEAIDEFAFLEE